In Plasmodium gaboni strain SY75 chromosome 14, whole genome shotgun sequence, one genomic interval encodes:
- a CDS encoding putative pyridine nucleotide transhydrogenase, whose product MYKNICVYIALYLLLILKCNCYGKSNLRNYIKGFNESIEDDKNPTFEIKLPVINFPVSSNDITNDYKNDEKASRHNLWNNEEIEPSKYYSVLPSLLNAVYLFSSICFILCLTGLNAHRTSKRGNILGFIGIVGAIIITFSQVGFGFRYKLFLLIVIPAITIGVYIAHNVSMVQMPQLVALFHSFVGLAALFVGFSKYHSESFENYEISTIHLLELYVGTFIASIAFIGSLVAAGKLSGILDSKSLKLQIKKVINILCIVLIIILGYYFVTLKSLYLKSICLYISLIIDCFLGFHLIASIGAADMPVIISVLNSYSGFATAISGFLLHNNLLIISGALIGSSGAVLSYIMCIGMNRDIFNIILGGWDDYENIGESLYDQNFIEKKKKTINSTTSKYVAENLINAKNIIIVPGYGTALSKCQRELAEICSILTSRNINVTFAIHPVAGRMPGHLNVLLAEANIPYNIVKEMNEINPILSEADIVLVVGANDIVNPSSLDPSSKIYGMPVIEVWKSKQVIVFKRTLNTGYSAIDNPLFYFSNTFLLFGDAKHTTNQILTILNDYVNHKYPDISDQDRYINNDKREVRSSYSLTDSSNSIDDLAYQEENYPKPRRVIGLIKDENLGVNNDLLIENMQSEIEYIPNMRDPKGVANLSIVPISPKFVPKLRLMGFRILVERDIGTNILIQNDEYIKYGAEVVSRNVIFEQSNIILKVDPPTINFIEEIQNNTILISYLWPSINYHLLDKMIQDEDKNNITYLAIDEVPRSTRAQKLDVRSSMSNLQGYRAVLEAFFILPRFSKSSITAAGKINPAKVFVIGAGVAGLQAIITAKSLGAIVYAHDSRLATEEEVKSCGGIFIKIPTNERGDILNMSTEMNNEEYINLQTNIFKKIIKKCDILICSASVPGKTSPKLISTEMIKLMKPGSVAVDLSTEFGDKQNNWGGNIQCSQSNENILINGVHVLGRDKIERNMPMQASDLFSMNMINLLEEMGGGIHFNIDMNNDIIKSLVVIKDGNILYSPDKSLEKLIKSESVFISDQNELIEPLSEKKIKYPTGLRLTEKFIESDTFFCISLVCVIILTFLAATFLSQSDMQSLFLFTLSTIVGYYCVWSVTPALHTPLMSVTNALSGVIIIGSMIEYGNGYKDISSILSMLATFLSSVNLSGGFYVTKRMLDMFFI is encoded by the exons atgtataaaaatatatgtgtCTATATTGctttatatcttttattaattctGAAATGCAATTGTTATGGCAAATCAAATTTGAGAAATTACATAAAAGGATTTAATGAATCTATAGAGGATGATAAAAATCCCACttttgaaataaaattacCAGTTATTAATTTTCCTGTATCTTCGAATGATATAACAAATGATTATAAGAATGATGAAAAGGCATCAAGACATAATTTGTGGAATAATGAAGAGATAGAACCTTCTAAATATTATTCAGTATTACcatcattattaaatgctgtttatttattttcatctaTATGTTTTATACTTTGCTTAACTGGATTAAATGCTCATAGAACATCTAAAAGAGGTAATATTCTTGGTTTTATTGGAATAGTAGGAGCTATCATAATAACATTTAGTCAAGTAGGATTTGGATTCagatataaattatttctattaatTGTTATTCCAGCTATAACTATAGGAGTATATATAGCTCATAATGTTAGTATGGTGCAAATGCCACAATTAGTTGCTTTGTTTCACAGTTTTGTTGGGCTAGCTGCACTTTTTGTAGGATTTTCCAAATATCATTCCGAATCTTTTGAAAATTATGAAATTAGTACTATACATTTGTTAGAACTTTATGTAGGTACTTTTATTGCTTCTATTGCATTTATTGGATCTTTAGTTGCTGCTGGTAAATTAAGTGGTATATTAGATAGTAAATCATTAAAATTACAAATAAAGAAAgttattaatatattatgtatcgttcttattattatattaggatattattttgtcacattaaaatcattatatttaaaaagtatatgtttatatatctCATTAATTATTGATTGCTTTCTTGGGTTTCATTTAATAGCATCAATTGGTGCTGCTGATATGCCAGTAATTATTAGCGTATTAAATTCTTATTCCGGATTTGCTACAGCTATTAGCGgatttttattacataataatttattaataatttcaGGGGCACTTATAGGTTCCTCTGGTGCAGTATTGTCATATATTATGTGCATAGGAATGAATAgagatatatttaatattattttagGTGGATGGGATgattatgaaaatatagGAGAATCTTTATATGATCAAAATTTTATAgagaaaaagaaaaaaactATAAATTCAACAACAAGTAAATACGTTGCagaaaatttaataaatgcaaaaaatattattatagtTCCAGGTTATGGTACTGCATTAAGTAAATGTCAAAGAGAATTAGCTGAAATTTGTTCTATATTAACATCaagaaatattaatgtTACTTTTGCTATACATCCAGTAGCAGGTAGAATGCCTGGGCATTTAAATGTTCTGTTAGCAGAAGCTAATATACCTTATAATATTGTAAAAGAAATGAATGAAATAAATCCTATACTATCTGAAGCTGATATTGTTCTAGTTGTTGGTGCTAATGATATTGTGAATCCATCATCTTTAGATCCTTCAAGTAAAATTTATGGTATGCCAGTTATTGAAGTATGGAAAAGCAAACAAGTAATCGTTTTTAAAAGGACATTAAATACAGGATATTCTGCTATTGATAATCcgttattttatttctcCAATACATTTCTTCTTTTTGGTGATGCGAAACATACAACTAATCAAATTCTAACTATTCTTAATGACTATGTTAATCATAAATATCCAGATATTTCGGATCAAgatagatatataaataatgacAAAAGAGAAGTTCGATCTTCATACTCTCTTACGGATAGTTCAAATAGTATCGATGATTTAGCATATCAGGAAGAAAATTATCCTAAACCTCGACGAGTTATAGGACTTATAAAGGATGAAAATTTGGGAGTAAATAACGATCTATTGATTGAAAATATGCAATCAGAAATAGAATATATACCAAATATGAGAGACCCAAAAGGTGTTGCTAATTTATCTATTGTACCCATATCTCCAAAATTTGTACCCAAGTTGAGACTAATGGGTTTCCGTATATTAGTTGAAAGAGATATAGgtacaaatatattaatacaaaatgatgaatatataaaatatggTGCTGAAGTTGTTTCAAGAAATGTTATTTTTGAACAAAGTAATATCATATTAAAAGTGGATCCACCTACAATAAATTTTATTGAagaaatacaaaataaCACAATACTTATTAGTTATTTATGGCCAAGCAttaattatcatttattagataaaatgatacaagatgaagataaaaataatattacatatcTAGCTATTGATGAAGTTCCTAGATCAACGCGGGCACAAAAATTGGATGTTAGGAGTTCTATGAGTAATTTACAAGGTTATAGAGCTGTTTTAGAAgcattttttatattaccTAGATTTAGTAAATCATCAATTACAGCAGCAGGAAAAATTAACCCTGCGAAAGTTTTTGTTATTGGAGCAGGAGTTGCAGGATTACAAGCAATAATAACTGCAAAAAGTTTAGGAGCTATTGTATATGCACATGATTCAAGATTAGCAACAGAAGAAGAAGTGAAAAGTTGTGGTGgtatatttataaagaTACCAACAAATGAAAGAGGagatattttaaatatgtctacagaaatgaataatgaagaatatataaatttacaaactaatatatttaaaaaaattataaaaaaatgtgaTATCTTAATATGTTCAGCTTCGGTACCAGGAAAAACATCACCCAAATTAATAAGTACAGAAATGATTAAGTTAATGAAGCCAGGAAGTGTAGCTGTAGATTTATCTACTGAATTTGGAGATAAACAAAACAACTGGGGAGGAAATATTCAATGTTCTCAGtcaaatgaaaatattttaataaacGGAGTACATGTTTTAGGAAGAGATAAAATAGAAAGAAATATGCCTATGCAAGCGTCtgatttattttctatGAATATGATAAATTTATTAGAAGAAATGGGTGGAGGaatacattttaatatagacatgaataatgatattataaaatcaTTGGTTGTTATTAAAGATGggaatattttatattcacCTGATAAATCTttagaaaaattaataaaaagtGAAAGTGTATTTATAAGTGATCAAAATGAACTTATTGAACCATTatcagaaaaaaaaattaaatatcCAACAGGTTTACGTTTAACAGAAAAATTTATTGAATCAGatacatttttttgtatttcCTTAGTATGTGTTATAATACTTACATTTTTAGCGGCAACATTTTTATCACAGTCGGATATGCAAAgtttatttttgtttacATTATCTACAATTGTTGGTTATTATTGTGTTTGGTCCGTAACACCTGCTTTGCACACACCACTAATGTCTGTGACAAACGcg TTATCTGGAGTTATTATTATAGGAAGTATGATAGAATATGGAAATGGTTATAAAGATATAAGTTCTATATTATCTATGCTTGCTACCTTTTTATCCTCTGTCAATTTATCAG GTGGTTTTTACGTAACAAAACGAATGCTTGATATGTtcttcatataa
- a CDS encoding putative RAP protein: MLPRKRVFIHLYNNICGRCIIKEKRFYHKKNGYLCKSNQPYDYKRSKKGNITQSIQINKEILKEGNNVLELIRIIEKNEDHMNIINYVTFFHRVMQILNKNKQIYIKNKIYINKSIEQNVKRIFDYLKDTNNIINNVNNYNKRLFSSFIWSYSKYFSFLNEKNEYFVSIEYKNKLLLNDKFINESFHNNINYNIHKDSSILPNCDIIKEKYEDINKSLIQPCNISNANINHIFEVNNKSTYNNIYNSDIIYKYSIYNKINIDLLYYYANQYLPVLNPSRYVIVLWSFSKLNKDHKILHEKYYKKSISLIPLLKYKELIILLYSYSYVNFSNLYFYVNIKNYILEHEIYKKIISEKNYESFVNMLLSFMKQNILFLDLYANIIKYIIFQKKYAFFNLLNNQELITLTYCLCKFPIIRIYEQLPKNINIKKNNINKDRLYTHQIILLYQYLKNIIIKRSNMIFIGQPDIDYSFLYKSIINNNNNNIYTLDNLILIIWSLSLKHIYSAKLFLYTFIKLNYMIKNEQLIYNQYNILTNFYLSFLSFILEENIFINLYFNKENHHYLNILYQHIDMFLSNFKACKETINMNKRKYDVDISNMQKNIYEIINNIKWPNKINTILEYKNVHNISVDILLYKPNYILQKKNLFMHNIIKSTYDIYDIYDICDHYMYNNSRGTNKSYENLKSNNILITMSNKYDSINKSKEKGRIKIYKNFSSLINSSKDNIKVQEKPPKINMNKKKMKIINSYNIYNYKYIKCYFGTNVVKLSNIEKNNYNNLKNNEDNNLFTFIEKIKNLYLKNNKDQLLYTYKELHNILDIHIVNMKPYDIISFFYKFSSILTIFYTIKFIEHINELIKTYYYFHNFTFLFLKETNIQKNLFIDICWIYFRYMKFLTYIKRERNLEGKSIIINNHIYNNDHSNITKMKKIKPYNNLLTHQCSNQNKSHVLFDQLNVIDSIFNMIKKKIIEDDNIIKGISSKNMSFLISIFIYLNHSEHIRQYLEKNNFHETVFSIKDILFILTALSKCNNNIIDNNICMWDIQHFFVNKFIDNMKNCQVQDLVDFTNLCAHLKINQEHISSNIKNKIMSYIYCKSNKENKNIEKKKSILNNTTIMNINQGNNKSIIFIELFDEKQLAFFVRSCYRMHCFDKSFFDLLCDIILKKYRTFHINNLCIALLCFSRIYCLHKATNFVPKKRDIKIKEFINKHKNNKGDEYLEKNISMCRYDIPVSLKKLIKYSEKKLLSNTNIDFYNLCYFMESITLLKIQNQKLYQLAVNETMRNITQKIYNEQDTKIFGKILWSLSYYHKTEFVFSFHIIRFMLQNKIYKYIIPENFISIYLYFIQSRVYNPILFHNLSQVILSNITLNDYFTHNKNKHANITNIKLNVVSELYATMSWAYAFVYNDKLKKEERYMLNKEAKNEVTTYTLKKDEKKIWYKENINDDDDDDKLFKTKSYNDDDIMYNDLNFIQKIYSYIFNEIKILEKYNNLSFLLLVRFLWGISVTNLISESIINFINLYDWNNVNINEQNHMHLHMIFTFWLRVKYDHSHLQLSKRFLQLKDDIFLLLQKREFKRNKNKNDHISGFHFQICEILDDVNIKYDNEYITEDLLSVDIKLEQKCGEQKIAIEIDGPSHHLLVLNEMEKGDPQRIKKTYIKCGTTIFKHWLLRKSGWSIINVTSFEWNKINKDEKKKHIIEKLKEHGIIV; this comes from the exons atgCTGCCAAGGAAAAGGGTATTTATACatctatataataacatatgTGGACGTTGTATTATTAAAGAGAAAAGattttatcataaaaaGAATGGATATTTATGCAAATCCAATCAACCATATGATTACAAGAGGAgtaaaaaaggaaatatcACACAATctatacaaataaataaagaaattttaaaagaagGTAATAATGTATTGGAACTTATAAGAATAATTGAGAAGAATGAAGatcatatgaatattattaattatgTAACTTTTTTTCATAGAGTTATgcaaatattaaataaaaataaacaaatatatataaaaaataaaatatatattaataaaagCATAGAACAAAATGTAAAGAGAATTTTTgattatttaaaagatacaaataatattataaacaatgtaaataattataataaaagattattttcttcttttatatgGTCATATagtaaatatttttctttcctaaatgaaaagaatgaatattttgtttctattgaatataaaaataaattattattaaacgataaatttataaatgaaagttttcataataatataaattataatattcataaagATAGTAGTATATTACCAAATTgtgatattataaaagaaaaatatgaagatataaataaatccTTAATACAACCATGTAATATTTCAAATGctaatataaatcatatatttgaagtaaataataaaagtacatacaataatatatataattctgatattatatataaatattcaatatataataaaataaatattgatttattatattattatgcTAATCAATATTTACCTGTCTTAAATCCTTCAAGATATGTTATTGTGCTTTGGTCGTTTAGcaaattaaataaagaCCATAAAATTCTACACGAAAAGtactataaaaaaagtattaGTCTCATACCcttattaaaatataaagaacttataatattactTTATTCATATTCTTATGTTAACTTTAGtaatttgtatttttatgtaaatataaaaaattatattttggaacatgaaatatataaaaaaataataagcgaaaaaaattatgaatcatttgtaaatatgttattatcttttatgaagcaaaatatattattccTTGATTTATATGCAAATATAATTaagtatattatttttcaaaaaaagTATGCATTTTTTAATCTATTAAATAATCAAGAGTTGATAACTCTTACATATTGTCTGTGTAAATTTCCTATTATAAGGATATATGAGCAACTaccaaaaaatattaatataaagaaaaataatattaataagGACAGGTTATATACACATcaaataattcttttatatcaatatttaaaaaatataattatcaaaAGGTCCAATATGATTTTTATAGGACAACCAGATATAGATTATTCATTTCTTTATAAATctattattaataataataataataatatatacacattagacaatttaattttaattatatggTCCTTAAGTcttaaacatatatattcagcaaaattatttctatacacatttattaagttaaattatatgataaaaaatgaacaacttatttataatcaatacaatatattaactaatttttatttatcttttttgtcttttatattagaagagaatatattcatcaatttatattttaacaaGGAAAATCATCATTacttaaatatattatatcaacATATAGATATGTTTCTATCTAATTTTAAAGCATGTAAGGAAActataaatatgaataaacGAAAGTATGATGTCGATATATCAAATATgcaaaaaaatatatacgaaattataaacaatataaagtggcctaataaaataaatacaatatTGGAGTATAAAAATGTGCATAATATATCTGtagatattttattatataaaccaaactatatattacaaaaaaaaaatttatttatgcataatattataaaatctacatatgatatatatgatatatatgatatatgtgaccattatatgtataacAATAGTAGGGGAACCAATAAATCGtatgaaaatttaaaaagtaataatattttaattacCATGTCGAATAAATATGATAGtattaataaaagtaaaGAGAAAGGCagaattaaaatttataaaaattttagTTCATTAATAAATTCTTCAAAGGATAATATAAAGGTACAAGAAAAACCACCAAAGataaatatgaacaaaaaaaaaatgaaaataattaatagttataatatttataattataaatatattaaatgttATTTTGGCACAAATGTTGTAAAATTGTCGAACATAGAAAAGAacaattataataatttaaaaaataatgaggacaataatttatttacatttatagaaaagataaaaaatttgtatttgaaaaataataaagatcAATTGttgtatacatataaagaattacataatatattagatatacatattgtaaatatgaaaccatatgatattataagctttttttataaattttcttctattctcaccatattttatactataaaatttatagaacatataaatgaattGATAAAgacatattattatttccataattttacatttctttttctcAAAGAAACGAACATccaaaaaaatttatttatagaCATATGTTGGATATATTTTAGATATATGAAatttttaacatatataaaaaggGAAAGAAATCTAGAAGGAAAATccataattataaataatcatatatataataatgatcaTAGTAACATaacaaaaatgaaaaaaatcAAACCATATAACAATTTATTAACACATCAATGTAgtaatcaaaataaaagtCATGTACTATTCGATCAATTAAATGTTATTGACAgtatttttaatatgataaaaaaaaaaattatagaagatgataatataataaaaggcatatcttcaaaaaatatgagTTTCCTcatttctatttttatatatttgaatcATTCTGAACATATAAGACAATATTTAGAAAAGAACAATTTTCATGAAACTGTATTTAGTATTAAAGATAttctatttatattaacaGCACTATCgaaatgtaataataatattattgataataatatttgtatgtGGGATATACAACACTTTTTtgttaataaatttattgACAATATGAAAAATTGTCAAGTACAAGATTTAGTAGACTTCACCAATTTATGTGCACacttaaaaataaatcaagAGCATATTAGTTCtaatattaaaaacaaaataatgtCATACATATATTGTAAATCAAATAAggaaaacaaaaatatagaaaaaaaaaaatccATTCTTAATAATACAACTATAATGAACATCAATCaaggaaataataaatcaataatatttattgaATTATTTGATGAAAAACAACTAGCTTTTTTTGTAAGAAGTTGTTATAGAATGCATTGTTTTgataaatcattttttgatttattatgtgatataatattaaaaaaatatcgtacctttcatattaataatttatgtaTTGCTTTACTATGTTTTTCTCGTATATATTGTCTCCATAAAGCAACAAATTTTGTGCCTAAAAAGAgagatataaaaataaaggaatttataaataaacataaaaataataaaggaGATGAATATTTAGAGAAGAATATATCCATGTGTAGATATGATATACCTGtatctttaaaaaaattaataaaatattcagaaaaaaaattgttatcaaatacaaatatagatttttataatttatgttattttatGGAAAGTATTACTCTCttaaaaatacaaaatcAAAAATTATACCAACTAGCTGTAAATGAAACAATGAGAAATATCACtcaaaaaatttacaaTGAACAAGATACTAAAATTTTTGGAAAAATATTGTGGTCTTTATcttattatcataaaaCTGAATTCGTATTTTCGTTTCACATAATTCGTTTTATGTTACaaaataagatatataaatatataatacctgaaaattttatatccatatatttatatttcattcAATCTAGGGTATATAATCcaatattatttcataatttatCTCAGGTCatattatcaaatattactttaaatgattattttacacataataaaaataaacacgcgaatataacaaatataaagTTGAATGTGGTTAGCGAATTATATGCTACTATGTCATGGGCATATGCCTTTGTATATAATGACAAATTAAAGAAAGAAGAAAGATATATGTTAAATAAAGAAGCAAAAAATGAAGTTACTACATAtactttaaaaaaagatgaaaaaaaaatatggtataaagaaaatataaatgatgatgatgatgatgataaattatttaaaactaaatcatataatgatgatgacATAATGTATAATgatttaaattttatacagaaaatatattcgtatatttttaatgaaataaaaattttagaaaagtataataatctttcctttttattacttGTACGATTTTTGTGGGGAATATCTGTGACCAATCTTATAAGTGAATctattataaattttataaatttatatgactggaataatgtaaatataaatgaacaaaatCATATGCATTTGCATATGATTTTTACTTTTTGGTTAAGAGTAAAATATGATCATTCCCATTTACAGTTGTCAAAGAGGTTTCTACAATTAAAAgatgatatttttttgcTATTACAAAAACGtgaatttaaaagaaataagaataaaaatgatCATATTTCTGGATTCCACTTTCAAATATGTGAAATATTAGATGACGTAAATATAAAGTATGACAACGAATACATAACAGAAGATCTCTTATCAGTTGATATAAAACTTGAACAAAAATGTGGTGAACAAAAAATAGCCATAGAAATAGATGGTCCATCACATCACCTCTTAGTTCTGAACGAAATGGAAAAAGGGGATCCTCAAAGGATAAAAAA gacatatataaaatgtgGTACTACCATTTTCAAACATTGGCTCCTCCGAAAAAGTGGATGGTCAATTATTAACGTAACATCATTTGAATggaataaaataaataaagatgaaaaaaagaaacatataattgaaaaattaaaagaacATGGAATAATcgtataa